A portion of the Macaca mulatta isolate MMU2019108-1 chromosome 2, T2T-MMU8v2.0, whole genome shotgun sequence genome contains these proteins:
- the C2H3orf33 gene encoding protein C3orf33 homolog: MAGQPAASGSQSPDRDGMEPNVVARISQWADDHLRLVRNISTGMAIVGIMLLLRSIRLTSKFTSASDIPVEFIRRNVKLRGRLRRITENGLEIEHIPITLPIIASLRKEPRGALLVKLAGVELTETGKAWLQKELKPSQLLWFQLLGKENSALFCYLLVNKGGYFSVNLNEEILRRGLGKTVLVKGLKYDSKIYWRVHRNLLKAELTALKKGEGIWKEDSEKESYLEKLKDSWRIWKKDSFLKTTGSDFNLKKESYYDKLRRTYEMWKDNMNNYSLILKFKELISRIHFRRKG; encoded by the exons ATGGCGGGGCAGCCCGCGGCCTCAGGCTCCCAGTCTCCCGACAGGGACGGAATGGAGCCCAACGTCGTGGCTCGGATCTCGCAGTGGGCAGACGACCACCTGCGCCTAGTCCGG AACATCAGCACTGGAATGGCCATAGTTGGAATAATGTTACTTCTAAGAAGCATTCGACTG ACATCAAAATTTACAAGCGCTTCAGATATTCCAGTAGAATTTATAAGAAGAAATGTTAAACTACGTGGACGATTACGCCGAATAACTGAGAATGGTTTAGAAATTGAACATATACCTATTACTTTACCTATTATAGCTTCGTTGAGAA AGGAGCCACGTGGTGCTTTGCTGGTTAAGCTGGCTGGAGTAGAACTCACTGAAACTGGGAAGGCATGGTTACAAAAAGAGCTAAAACCTTCCCAATTACTATGGTTCCAACTTCTTGGAAAGGAGAATTCAGCACTCTTTTGCTATCTTTTAGTGAATAAG ggTGGATATTTCAGCGTGAATCTGAATGAAGAAATTTTGAGAAGAGGTCTTGGCAAAACTGTTCTTGTTAAAGGGCTTAAATATGATTCTAAAATCTATTGGAGAGTTCACAGAAACTTACTTAAAGCTGAATTAACAGCcttaaaaaaaggagaaggaatatGGAAGGAAGACTctgaaaaagaaagttatttggaaaaattaaaagattcCTGGAGAATATGGAAAAAGGACAGTTTTCTAAAAACAACAGGATCAGATTTCAActtgaaaaaagaaagttattatgACAAACTTAGAAGGACTTATGAAATGTGGAAAGACAACATGAACAACTACTCCTTAATACTGAAGTTCAAAGAACTTATAAGTCGCATACACTTTCGTAGAAAAGGGTGA